The bacterium nucleotide sequence TGCAGTCAAGACTCTTCAACCGGCAGAAGAGATCGCGGGCTCATCAGGTTGGAGAACAACACTATGATCTGGGCGACGAATTATATCGGGCCATGCTCGATTCAAGAATGAATTACACGTGTGCCTATTGGAAAGATGCCGCCAATCTGGATGAAGCTCAAGAGGCTAAATTAGACCTGGTTTGCAGGAAAATTAATCTAAGACCAGAGATGACGGTTCTTGAATTAGGGTGTGGCTGGGGGAGTTTTGCAAAATTTGCGGCGGAAAAATATGGCGCGAAAGTCGTTGCGGTCAACATTTCGAAAGAACAGGTCCGGCTCGCCAAAGAGCTTTGCAAGGGATCCCCGGTAGAAATACGGTTGCAGGATTACCGCGAAGTGGATGGAAAATATGATGCTGTCCTTTCAATTGGCATCCTCGAGCATGTGGGATACAGAAATTATCTTGCTTATATGAAAGTTGTAGACCGCTGCCTGAAAGATAATGGCATTGCTTTTATCCATACTATTGGCAGTAATAACAGCACAACTTGTACCAATAAATGGACCGATAAATACATCTTTCCAAATGGCATGCTCCCATCGATGGCTCAGCTCGCCAAAGCCATGGAAGGATTATTTGTCATAGAAGATTTGCACAACTTTGGGCCGGACTACGATAAAACTCTCTTGGCCTGGTATCAAAATTTCGAACGGGCATGGCCACAATTACGGGACAAATATGGCGAGAGATTCTATCGCATGTGGCGCTTTTATTTGCTCGGTAGTGCGGGAGGTTTTCGAGCACGGAATCAACAACTATGGCAGATCGTCATGACAAGACCAGGAACGCCGCAGCCTAATTGCCGGATTAGTTGAGAGTGGATCTTGATATTTTATTGGATGTTTGAGGATCTGATCTGCAAGGTAGTATGGGCTATTTATGATTTACTCAGAAGTGATCATCGTCGGCGGCGGCCCCGCCGGCTCCAGCTGTGCCTGGAAATTAAAACAATTCGGCATAGAATCCTTAATACTCGACAAACAGGAATTTCCCAGAGAAAAATTATGTGCAGGCTGGATCACGCCACAGGTCTTCTGTGATTTACAGATCAATGAAGAGGATTATCCCCACGGCCTGACAAAATTCAATAAATTTATTATTCATATTTTTCGTAAAGAGATTGAAATAGCGGTCCATCAATATGCCATTCGCCGGTATGAATTTGACCACTGGCTGCTCAAACGATCAGCCGCTTCGGTCCATTTCCATGAAGTCAGGGAGATTCAAAAAGAAGGTCAGTATTATATTATTGACGAACAATATTGTTGTACCTGTTTAATAGGAGCTGGCGGAACCTATTGTCCGGTATATCGCACTTTTTTCAAGCCTGTCTATCCGAGGCGAAAAGAATCATTGATCGTGGCGCTTGAGGAAGAATTCTCCTATAATTATCAGGAAAAGAACTGTCATCTTTGGTTTCTAAATAACAAGCTTCCGGGATATGCATGGTATGTACCTAAAAGCGAAGGATATTTGAACATTGGAATCGGCGGTTACTTCGATAAATTAAAAGCCAACCATGACAGTATCCAAAATCAATGGCAGCTATTTAACCATGAACTGGAACGGCTTTCATTTGTTGATCATCATCATTTCAATGCTAAGGGATATGCTTATTATCTCAGAAATGATACGGATATCATACAGATCGACAGCCTCTTCCTCATTGGTGATGCGGCTGGATTAGCCACTCGAGATATGGGAGAAGGTATTGGCCCGGCGATTAAAAGCGGAATTTTGGCTGCTGAGGCCATTGCCTCTGGCAAAGCACTCTCTTTGAGTTCGGTTGGAAAATACAGCTTTCCGAAATATTCTACTTTTGCCAGGTTGTTTTTTGCCAGCCTGTTCAAACCGGGAGGCAGGAGTCAAGCTCAAAATGGTGGATAACAGTCGATGCTTATTATTTTAATTTAATTAAGGTAAAACCTTAATTAAATGACGCGGCATCATCAGATTAATAGTTTCCAGTAAATCCCAAAATCAGGGTTCCTGTTCTGAATGAAGGGCTGTCATTGCAGATGGAGGATCCTATGTTCCGAAATCGATTGTCTCGGCTGAGTTCTATGCTCTTGTGCCTTCTGTCCTTTGGGAGAACACTTTACGGAGACACCTTTAAAGTCCTCAACACAGCCGATTCGGGCCCGGGCTCTCTGCGTCAGGCAATGCTCGACGCCGATGCGCACACAGGACCCGATCTGATCGTCTTTAATATACCGGCGACCGATCCCCACTATGATGCGACTATCGGCGTCTGGTCGATCAGGCCGGTCGAGCAGTTGCCCGTTCTCTATCACCCGGCAACCATCATCGACGGCAACTCGCAGGCGCTCTTCATCGGCAGAGACACCAATCCCTTTGGTCCGGAAATCGAAATCGACGGTTCCTTATCCCCGTATCGCACCTCTGGCATCCGCATTCAAACGGACGGCGTCGAAGTATTATCCTTGACGATCAACAGATTCAAAGAAGGCAGCGGCATTTCATTTGATAAATCGAATGGCGGGCGTGTCGCCGGATGTTATGTGGGGGTCGATCCTACGGGCATGAAAGCAGCATCCAACGGTTATGGCATTTCCCTTTACAAGTCCTCCCATATAAACCTGCAGCCGGATCACGGGATTCCCAACATCGTCTCCGGCAATCCGGTCGCCGGCATCACCATCACCGATTCATCGTATCATAATGAGGTATCTGGCAA carries:
- the cfa gene encoding cyclopropane fatty acyl phospholipid synthase, producing the protein MKAEKMLLEMFSDAGIEINGKMPWDIQVHNNRFFQRLVAEAALGLGESYMDGWWDCEALDECINRMLRAKFDLKIKGNWKIYFYVMQSRLFNRQKRSRAHQVGEQHYDLGDELYRAMLDSRMNYTCAYWKDAANLDEAQEAKLDLVCRKINLRPEMTVLELGCGWGSFAKFAAEKYGAKVVAVNISKEQVRLAKELCKGSPVEIRLQDYREVDGKYDAVLSIGILEHVGYRNYLAYMKVVDRCLKDNGIAFIHTIGSNNSTTCTNKWTDKYIFPNGMLPSMAQLAKAMEGLFVIEDLHNFGPDYDKTLLAWYQNFERAWPQLRDKYGERFYRMWRFYLLGSAGGFRARNQQLWQIVMTRPGTPQPNCRIS
- a CDS encoding NAD(P)/FAD-dependent oxidoreductase; this translates as MIYSEVIIVGGGPAGSSCAWKLKQFGIESLILDKQEFPREKLCAGWITPQVFCDLQINEEDYPHGLTKFNKFIIHIFRKEIEIAVHQYAIRRYEFDHWLLKRSAASVHFHEVREIQKEGQYYIIDEQYCCTCLIGAGGTYCPVYRTFFKPVYPRRKESLIVALEEEFSYNYQEKNCHLWFLNNKLPGYAWYVPKSEGYLNIGIGGYFDKLKANHDSIQNQWQLFNHELERLSFVDHHHFNAKGYAYYLRNDTDIIQIDSLFLIGDAAGLATRDMGEGIGPAIKSGILAAEAIASGKALSLSSVGKYSFPKYSTFARLFFASLFKPGGRSQAQNGG